DNA sequence from the Alosa alosa isolate M-15738 ecotype Scorff River chromosome 2, AALO_Geno_1.1, whole genome shotgun sequence genome:
GTGTGAATGTTCATACAACTCCAGAACACATCATGCTTTTTTCAGTACAGTTCAAGGACAACTAATCGTGATCCAACAGTGGATGTTTACTCAGAGTCCTGATTCAGTAATAGATTGTGCGTTGTTGTTTGTTCTGTTCGGTACCCAAGGGAGTAGCTGTGAAACGCTTGAGCTGGGTTATGCACTCAGCTCATCTTGCTTATCGCTCCACATAATCAGGCAGGAAAGTGCTCCCTGTCTCACCGAGAGGCGTTGGGGTCgtttaggatgcatcaactGCTCTAAATGCATGACTGTGTAATGCAGGTGATGGATATAAACTGTTCCAGGGACTCATTCAGTCCAGAACCAGTAGTGGGAACATGCAAACTGACAGGTTTTTTTTATGAAATTGGATGGCAGTTCTAAATAAATGCTGTAGAAATTCTTGAATAGAGTATAtatatgtctctctgtgtttgtgtgtgtgtgtgtgtgtgtgtgtgtgtgtgtttgtgtgtgtatttttaataAAGATGTTTTCTGTTTTCATCCTGTCTGTTTTATATGAAGGAGTACTCatctttttgaaaaaaattCAGAATCTCAAAGCTATCTGACTGGTCTGATTTAATCCTTTTAAGGCCTACACACACGGCCGGCTACAGGCAGGCAACCGGCAAAATGGAATAGAATCTATTGAAGTGAATGGGGcaacacatagatagatagatagatagatagatagatagatagatagatagatactttattgatccccaggggaaattcaaagcaTACGGCAAGTGGAGCGACGGCCCTTGCATCACTCTAATCGGCCCCTTTCTATTTTTCAGATGGGTGATCGCGTCgccagtagtgtgtgtagtaaagCGATTACCGGTAACAGAATTCCACCGTCGCgtttgactgttgtgtgtggtgggctTAAAGGAATACATCAAAAGCAACAACATTAACAATGCATCATTCCCTTTCTGTTGCAGCTCAGTCCTTCAAAGAGTTTTCTCGACTACTAATTACAgttgaggaagagagaagaagacttGTAAGTTTATATTTCACCAAAACATTTAAAAGATGTCATCACTGTCCTTTATCATCAATGATACATTACCTATTGGGatatattatattgtgtctATTGCATAAGGATACAGAAGGGTTGTTCAAGTATTGAACACACATGGTTGTAGAATACACTAGGTTAAAGAGTTACTCGGCCATCATATCAATTTAGATGAACCACACACAGTATTACCATATTTGTGTAAACGTGAGGAAATATTTATGTCGTCAGTGTTTCCAATATTTTTGTTCAACACACCTCTTCACACCCACATTCTCTGTCTATTTTAAGTCATTTCCAGAGGTTGTTCCATTACTCAGTGACAGGAAAATGTTTATATGATGGTAATGATATGATAGCACATGGCTTTAAATCTTCAtcataaatcattttaaaacAGTTTCAAACGGTACTGCTGTTGCATATAGCACACTTTATAATTACACCCCAAACTTTCTGTATACTGCACTGTTCACTACAATTTGGTGAGATTCATTAATCTCATTTTAGTACTCATAATTATTAGGTTACTCTTTAGTGATCTGGTACCATATTTTCCCATTAAATTACTTCAAAACGACCTAGATGTGCAGTTGCAGAATCTAGACGTGTTTTTGAACTGAGAGCCTTGTTTGTAGTGTACCGCTGATAAACTGTATTGAAATTATGACAAACAGTACAATGCATAGTAATTAAAATTACTATTTGAACAATGCTGGAAATTATGAAATTATGAAATTATTAATAAATTCTACCTTTTATGGGCTAAATCTAAGAAATATAGCTTCAGTGTTAGGCACTAGTGAGGATACCTGCTGTTTTGACCATTGTTCCCTTGATTTTTGGATGGCTCTTCATTAAGTTTCACAATACCGACATTGTTTCAGCAAACTGCCAAAGTGACTTAGTTCTAGTGGGAGGCATTTTCCCACATCATGGATCAGACTGATTACAGAACAGGTTTGTCAGTGGCTGTAAAGGACCATGGGAAGCCTTATCTGAAGCGGTGGTGAGAGAGACCCCTTAAGTAAACATGGATCCTGTCTGCAGAAAGAAATGAGGATATCCTGTGGTGTCTGCTTTTAGTGTGTCAGAGGGGCTGCCAGACAGAAGTCTAGCACATTCAAAGGCATTTGAGGGGGAAAATACCTGAAGGTCTTGAGGTTTATATATAAGACATAGTAATTCACAAAAGACATTGTAAATCACAAACACATATCATCAAAAATAAGATCACAAATCCCTCCTGGTCCATAAATTTGGACCTATCTGCAGACAGCCAAGTTTTAAGTGCGTTTCGAGAGGAAGTCAGACCGCGTTATGACCATCAACAGGGGCCGTACTTGGCAGAGGGATATTGGAGCACAGAGGAGCATGTGGAacttattttaggctattctctaGTGAGACGACAAGTCGGTCACTTTGTGCCTGGGAAAGTATATAAAAGGAACTTGCATGAGtaatttgtatgttttttcAATTGGTGCAGCGGAATTTAATGCTACTAATTATAGCGTCATTATTTTACAGTAAATAAAAGGCACATTGAAAAGACATTTTTTGCTTCACTTATCTTCATATGTTATGCATCAACTAATGCTTTTTttgtcatggaattttagagtATCTGAATTTCACAGACATACTCATACCCTATTTTCATCTGAGTAAAAAAGGTGATTGGGAAATTGCTTAGTTTGTGCCAAGACATAAATGGATAAATTCAAcaatttgaatgatttatgtCCCCTATATTTAGATACAGAATGCGGATGATGTTCTGATCACACCACTGGAGAAGTTTCGCAAAGAGCAAATTGGAGCTGCCAAAGTAAGTTCTGCCTGTAACTAGACTGAGATGTCGGCTTAGTTCCAATGTTCTTAATTCTTAGTTCTGAGACTTAGTTCCTCTGAGGTTCTGTTCAATCCTCAGGTGCGCACAGCCTCACAGACTCTGTCCTTGCTAGTGTTTCATTAGCCCAGGACTGCATGGTCCACTCCACATTCCTTCAGCTCTTGTTAAATGTGGCTAGTGAGTGCTGGTCAAACATTAGCTGTCTTGAgcggggggagggggttgggtGCGTAGGCGCTGAtgatggttgtggtggtggcggcggtggcGGAGGAGCAGTGGTGGGAATCCTGATGGCTTGTCGAGCGTGACCCCTGCAGCGGCTGCTGCTGCGCACCCGGGGGCTCAGCCAGATGAGCTCAGCACAAAGCCATCCAGAGCAGAAAACACCCTGCCTTATTTGGGCGTTCTGGTCCTCACTTTTTCACCCTCTGCTGGGACAGAGCTCCGCTTTAGACGTTGCCTGCTGTGGCTAACGGGAAAAGCTCAACTTTCATGAGGCCAAGCTCACACATGCGTGGACCCACCCCCCCCTTCTCCCacgaccccccacacacccctcccctacCTCAAActcattcaaatacacacacacacacacacacacacacacacacacacacacacacacagagcaccctTCCCCCAACCATATCATATCTTTCACCCTTTCTCTCCCATTaataagtaaaaataaaaaattgtgGACGCTTGGCAAAGCGTGTCAAATAGGACGTGTTTTCTTTTGGTACTTGCTAAGTCATTAGTCTGCTCTGGAGGTTAAGTGGCCCTGAAAGGATCATGGGAAAGGTTTTGCTAATGTCaggaagacaaaacaaacattttgtATCTGGTTTCATTTGCAATCTCAGGGAGGAAACATTTGTCTGCTGGAGGCCTAGAGTTCACGAAGCTCCAGTCGAGCTGATAGGTAGTAGTTAGTAATATGGATAAAGAAAGGTAACACAAGTCTGTACAGATTTCCTGTTTCTGTTAGACTGTTAGGGTTCTCTGACTTGGCTCGTAGGATTCGTACTGCTCTGTTtagcattttattttgttaatgTTCACTTCCTAACCCTGAGACAGTCTGCCACTATTTTCAGAGTATTGTCAGATTTATGTCTGCTATACAGAGCTTTACAAGTTCAGTTGTATCGTCACATCAAGATtagaataaacaaataaaaaacatccCAGCTCCGAAAAATGTTAACGAGGGATTTTTacagtgtttatttacaaatcTTACATAAGGGTTAATGTTTGTGGAGAGGGGTTATCTTTATAATTACAGCAGAGGAAATGCCAACgtttgtcaacattttttttctccctgaaggaaggaaaaaagaagTTTGACAAGGAAACTGAGAAATATTATACAGTTTTGGAAAAACACTTGAATTTGTCATCCAAGAAAAAAGAGGCATTTTTGCAAGAGGTAATAGCTCTTTCCCTTTTCCATTTTAAGCTTTCAGAGGTTCCTAAAGTCAAACAATGACCATGACCGTTGTCCTAATTTTCACTTAATTTATAGGCAGATACCCAGATCAGCAAGGAGCGACAAGTCTTCTTCGATGCCTCCTTGGAGTATGTTTTCAAAATCCAGGAAgtacaagaaagaaagaaatttgAATTTGTTGAACCAGTAAGTTAACTTAAAATAATAAACTTGCGGTACTTATTACTGTATGTAACTCAACATAAATTACGACGGGGGTGACTACTTGATTGGATTCTGACAAACCAACAAAATGTCCCTGAGTCTGAAATGTGTGTTTGACCAGCTCATGTAATTTGGGGAATACAAAACACTTTAGAGTGAATCCAGTAATGCCAATGCAACATTAACCAGACTGTTAAAGAGAAACCAATTAGAGAGTGCTGCTGGTAGAGTAGAATGACTGTAGTTATACCAAGACAAGGTAACATGAAAGGTACTCAGTCTAGATGGGCTAGAATGTAATCAAACAAGAAAAGAAATTACACTCTCCATTAATGTATACCTTTACTATATTAAAACAATGGCTGTTGAGGTCACACTACAACATGTTTTGGCCTTTGCTTTTTTCAACCTGCATCATACTTACTCGTGGATATAACAATAGTGGTATTCCAATAAAACCTGTGTTCTATTTTGGCTATTAGCGATGAATTCCAGGAGCTAATGGTCTGAGTTGGAGTTCTTTTTTATTACCATTATAATCTTTTACAAATACAGAGGTGATTGCATGTGGTTGTTAAACCATATGGCACCATTCAGATCTTAATATCAGACTAAAGCAACCCACATTGGGCTACCAGATGAATGGGCTTTCAGTATTAAAAAACAGCATCTCCCAAACCCTACCCTATTAAAGGACCCTTTGTGCTACTACAGAATATACTGTAGGTGATGTGAACAGCTGTGACTACAGCTTGGGAGGCTGCTGTTGTGGAGGCTTGCACTTTTTAAATATCTTCCAGATACCCCCAATTCACTTCCCATTCCTTGTGGGGAATTTGTCTAACCACTACCAATGTGAAGCACTCATATGAATGATGGGTTGGAAGGCAGCTCGCTTACCACATATCTGCAGTCTGGTACAACGAGCCGACCAAGCATTTACCAGTTGCATTTGAGGGTCTCTTACCAAGCCATGATTGTGAATGAGCTAATTTGAGACAGAAACACCAGGATTCCGACCCCTAGTCTTTACGATAGGTGTCTAGGATTCTTTTACTACCACAGCCGTCGCAACCTTGCTTTTTATGGCTCTTCCAAAAGATGGCACGTAATTATGGTGAAGTGTCTCCCCAGTCCATTGATTTGAGGCACGGGGACTGTCACAGGCCCCATGCCTAGTGTGCTCTCTTACAGGCCCCCAACACTTATTTCAGCAGCAACTTGAACTTTCCCAGAATGTCTTCCAAAAGGAAATGGCTGAAAGGCATCCAaactcagcagagagagagggagagagagagagagggagagagagcgagagagtggggGGAAGAAGATTAGTTGACCTTTAGACTATAATCCAATAGCTCTATTTCATCCAAAGCCAAAATAGTAATCATTATTTCACAAAGAGCTGATGAAACTGAACATTTAATTATTTTCCAGCCATTTGATTGGATAGGAAAACCATCATTTCACCAACATCTCATATGGTAGACACTGCCTTCACTATTACTGACTGTTGAAGCTATTTGTGTTAAACTTTTAACCTTCAGAATTACTCAAAATTAAACCCATTTCCCCATTCTCATCCTAAGTCGGATGTATATAGTTGCACATCAACATTAGTGGCTATAGTGGGGATGTGCGATCTGAGCACTACAGTAGCATGTAAATAGTGATCATGGTGGTCATGACAACTTAATGTCATCTCTGTTCCCACAGCTCCTGGCCTTCCTCCAGGGCCTCTTCACCTTCTACCATGAGGGCTATGAACTGGCCCATGAGTTCGAGCCCTACAAGCAACAGTTGCAGTTCAACCTGCAGAATGTATGAATGTTTTTACACACCCACTGTGGACATTATTGTTATAGTTAGGCTCTCTTTCTATATCTCTGTATGTTTAGAAGGCTCTCTTTGCAATCATGATCAAGAATTAGATTCAGATGTATGTGATGGTGCAGGATGTTTATGTTATAGCACCATATAGGCCTTATAGTCATGTAGGGTCTAAGCCAGGGATGTATGCCTGAGGGGTGTATTTTGTTAGATACTGTATTGGGAAACCTATGGATTAAGGTGACATCTCAATTCTCTGCACAAGTCAGGTCCCAGGCGGCTAGGCCTCGTATCAGTTTGTCACCTTccgttgtgtttgtgtctttgaaGACGAGAAACAACTTTGAAAGCACCAGGCAGGAAGTGGAGAGGCTGATGCAGAGGATTCGCTCAGCTGAGGAGGACTTCAAGGCGCCCGGCCAGTGGACAATGGAGGGCTTCTTGTACGTCCAGGAGAAAAGTGAGTGTCCTTCCAAAACAGTCCTCTCTCTGTATCCGTGCCATCATTAATACTGTGTCCGGTACAAAAGGGCAAACCTGCACTATGGAGACTgcttttttgtttctttcatATCCGGTGATACTAACAGCATGTACGGTCAGAGACGTGTTTGCCAGCTTCCTCTTTGTTTTGCGCTGTTATGCTGACCTACTGTTTATGCACAATAGGACCAAAGacactatattttattttttgggggggttgtCCACTACAGGGCCCCTGGGATGTGCGTGGAGTCGTCACTACTGTACTTACGAGAAGGAGAGCAAGATGTTCACCATGAGTAACACTGAAATCAAATCAGGGAGCAAACAGGTAGAGACATTGGTGGATGGAAAACTTTACATCAAATTGTTTCTTAGACAACTTCTTTCATATGACTGTAATATGAAGAAGATTGCAAGGAAGAATCCTTGCAATCCTACATTGAGTGATAATGCAGATTAGGTTTGAGTAGTATTTACattgaagtgtgtttgtgtaaacttGTATTGAAAAGTATAGGCAGCTGCACATTTTTAATATATGGGGCATACAGTACTTTCTCAGAGCCTACTCTGAAACAGCAGTGCATGTAAAGTCattctttgcttttttaatcTCCTAAAAGAATGGTCTTGTGATGAGCTCACCTGAGATGTTCAAGCTCAAATCATGCATAAGAAGAAGAACCGACTCCATCGACAAACGCTTCTGTTTTGACATTGAGGTGGTCGAGAGGTTTGTGCTCACTtctgtttttctccctctcacctGAAACAATGTTACTTCATGTAATAACATGTCACTCTGTATGTTTCCAAAAGCGAGTCTAGCCTAGgaggcaaaaaaaaacactgtttagaATGAATCTTTTCCAATATCCTCAACTGCAAGAACATTTATGTCCTTGAAATAATTGTTTGTCCTCTACCtatcccttccctctcttttttgcaTCACTCCATTCGAAGAGATAGCACATATCAAGGAATTCTATTCAGTCCCCTGCAGTGTTTCTATAAAGTGCGGTATGTCCGTAGATCCATGCCCACCATGATTCTGTACTGCTTGCATGTTGCTGTGTTGCTAATGATCCACAAGCTGCCAAGAAACAGCAACTCTCGACATCTGCCTGAAAACAAGTCATGTTAACTAACTGCTTACATTCATTGATTAATTCATGTGGTAATTCTCGACATGATGATCAGCTTAAACCTCAGGTTCTAACGAGGTTGCCGTTCTATTTGCAGAACTTTTACTTTGCTTTGGTTAATTCACCTCTCTCATACTTTCATAATTTGAACTTTGTGACGTTAACGTCATAATCACTGCAGTTTTTCAGAATAAAACAATAGTACAGTTCACAGCAAAGGTATGGATTATAGCAACGCTGTTCACAATGATAGCCATGTTTGCTTCACAGTTGCCAGTGCTTTCTCTCCTACCACCCAGAttataaagtaaataaataaataaaagataataAATTCCTGAAAACAATGACTCGTCTAATGACTAGTTCTTTGTCTGGAGTTATAATTAGTCATCCAAAATTATGTAGCATAACATAGCACCGTATTTCTTTGTGTGCTTTGTTATGAATTGAAAGGTCGATAACAAGTAGTACTTGTGTTCTTGGTCTTTTTTAGACATGGGGTGATAACTCTTCAGGCCCTGTCTGAATCCAATAGACGCCTGTGGATGGAGGCCATGGATGGGAAGGAGCCGGTATGAAACCATAAGCTCACTCTCACTTGTTATGCATAGTTTAATTTGTTATGAAACACTGTCACACCAAAGTGAGAGTGAAACGTGAAGTGAGAACCAAACTGGTTGGGtgaacagtgcacacacacacacacacacacacacacacacacacacacacacacacattttgctcAGGTAAGGTATATAGTGCTAGTTTCTCTGAGGTTGAGATGTTGCCAGCAAGAAAGGGCTAGTACAGGCATCAGATAGATGATTTATGGGAAGGAAGGGTTTGATACAAAAGTATTGTAGGCATGTATAATTAAGGTGATGATTGTTATGCAGTCTGTTGTGTGCAATACGTATTAGCACTGCAATGTGGTTTGTTTTGTGTGCAATAGGTATTAGTAACGTCACCTCTCCTTGTTCAGCCATTGCACTTGGCCTTATGAATCCTACATGGTAAAAGAACGTTGTCAAGCTTTTATTATATAGTTATTAACTCAATGGGCATTGTTTTATCTTTAGATATACACACTGCCAGCTCTTCTCAGCAAGAAAGAagaaagtaagtgtgtgttatTGGACTTCATGTTAGCAGTTTTCACATTTGtatctttatttttatattatggGTATATTATCTTGTGTTTTTGCAGCGTTTTTAAACGAGACAGGCTTCAACTTTGTAAAGCAATGTGTTCATCTTGTGGAGACAAGAGGTTAGTATTTCAAGCTGTCGGTCTTCAGTGCAAAGGTAAAACACATAATAAGGTGTTCAGTGTGGAAATGTTATtgacattttatattttattggaATGCTTTGAGGTTTGGGTATACCATGTATTTGATTGATGAGTTCTCGTGTTTGACCTGCAGGCATTAATACCATGGGCTTGTACAGAATAGGAGGAGTTAACTCCAAAGTACAGCGACTGATGGCTTCTGTATTTGGTATGGCTCTATCATTCTTtataacagtgtttctcaaactttttcaaaccaaggaccacttaactaataaaaaaatatcatggaccacctagctaaaagaATAAAACAGTAGACCtgcttcaacagtagcctaatgtatattacacaataggcctactcactgaaccaccttgcttattgtctttgcaacTTGCTTATtttgtcagaggattcatatgatttaaagtggcgtaggcagtgttgcagaactgtttagaTTTACACACAAGtgggttcaatattgcaaacaactcatctgtattatattttaccacgtctgctcgtagACCACTTGGGAtggcttgcggaccacactttgagaaacactgctttatAACAATTCATGCAAACAGTTCTGAGCACTAAATGCTTTGTTAGTAACATTTCATTGCAAAAGCTTCAAGTAATAGATTACCgtaatatttgttttcttttcagctCCCAAGGCACCCATTGATGTGGACCTTGATCCAGATACTTGGGATAACAAGACGATCACCAGTGGTCTCAAGAATTACCTCAGGTTCGTACGACAAAGTCATGTCAGCatgtcagctctaaaaataAGCATTTACTGCACTATTTATAGCCACATCTTTTTccactttacttaagtaggtaCTATATATAAAACCCATCATGGTGTCATCTGCGAGGTTAATAAAAACGCTCCCCTCTGTTCCACCAGGTGCCTCTCTGAGCCTCTCATGACCTACAGACTTCATAAGGATTTCATCATGGCAGTCAGTGAGTGTTCATCATCACATGCTTATGATGTCAACACCATTTTTGTCCTGATGTGATTCACAATGCAGAATGACTTAACTTTGAAAATCTCCACACAGGGACTTTCCGGATGGTTTGTAGTAATTGCTGTTGAACAGTTACTCACCTACTCACCTATACTAAATAAACTATGTGGAGTTCTGTAGGATTTGAGTTATCTATAACACAGCCACACGGCTCTCTTGCATTGACTTGCATTGTAGTTAATTCAGCAGCCACACGGAGTACAGGGTAACTTGGTATTACAAGAGAGCTGGCCTAGCACTAGTTGGTTTACATGTAGGTGCTTAggtgtttttgacatttattTATAATCTGAGTATCTGTAGCTAGTCTATAGGAGACTATCCAAGTTAACAGTGACCCATAAGGTCAATGAACTGTATTTACAGTTGGAGTAAACCATGGGGCTTTAACCATTTCAGAGTCTGATGATCAAAACTACCGAGTACGAGCTGTCCACGCCCTGGTCTATAAACTGCCTGATAAGAACAAGGAGATGCTGGATATTCTGATCAAGCACCTGCTGATGTAAGTTATTTTATTAGCTGGTTATCTATGAAGAGGTGCAGtcgtatgttgtgtgtgtgtgtgtgtatcagactGGTCTACTGTCATACAAGGTGTGGTTAAGGTAAATATTTTTGTGGCTTTGTCAGGGTTTCGACTCACAGTCAGAAGAACCTGATGACGATCTCCAACCTGGGCGTCATCTTTGGCCCGACTCTCATGCGCTCCCAGGAGGAGACCGTAGCTGCCATGATGAACATCAAGTTCCAAAACATAGTCGTGGAGATTCTCATCGAAAACTACGAGAAGGCAAGTCGCCTATCACATAACATATTATCACAACAggatgagataaaaaaaaaaaaaaaaattaaaaaaaaaaaaatctagagaGCCCAGTATGAAGGGGCTGGTTTCAGGGAAAGCTGAGAGCATGTGTTCCAcgtcatgtctctctctctctctctctctctctctctctctctccccccggCCCACGCCGAGAAGCTATGATGCCTGTGTTTATGTTGGGCAGATATTCCAGCAGCCCCCAGACCCCAACGTGCCGCTGCCCCAGCCCCAGTCCCGCTCTGGCTCCAGCTCCAGGCTCAGCCGGGCCATCTGCCTCCCGTCGGGACCCAGGAAGTCCAGGGGCCTCTACACACCCACCCTCTGCCTGGCAGATGCAGACAGTGAGCGAAAATCCAAAACCGCTTGTTTGCGTAAAACCAGACAATGTGGACAATGAGCATCCCGGCCTCAGAAACTTAACATCCTACCACAAATTTGTTCCAACCATTTACTAATTTGGTGGATCCACAACTCTCCGGCGAAGGGGATCAGCTAATTATGTGCTAGGTATTAAGAGCCCAGGCAGAAGAAAGACATcacaggacttttactttctgaagctgcgATGCCCACTTTTGCttaaaacacattgatttttagAAAATTACACGGAAGTAGTGAGCATTTTAGCTACACAATGAATGGAAAAGGCATTGAAGTAGGTTGATAGGCAGGCTGATTCTACTTGATTATGCCTGAATACCTTCatactttgtgtctgtgtgtgtgtgtgtgtgtgtgtgtgtgtgtgtgtgtgtgtgtgtgtgtctcctctcccGCCTCTTTCCGGTGTTATTCTCCGCTCTTTTTTCCGTGCATTCATCTTCCCCTGAAGGCGACACGTTCAGCAGCAGTCCCAGCAGCACACCGCGGGGCAGCATGGAGTCGCTCTCCTCCCACTCGTCCGAGCAGAACAGTCACTCCAAGGCCGGCTCGCCCGCCCACCACAAGAGCAGCAAGCCCACCGGCGCCCTCTGCTGGAGCATGCCGGCAGCGCAGCAGGCCTCCAACGGGCCCAAGAGCCCCCCTGCCACAGCCGCCTGCACCAGTAGCCCGGAGTCCAGCTCCAAGGAGGATGGAGCCGCCAAGACGGACGGCGAGGCAGAGGGGGACGCGGACGCGCTGAGCGTGTCGTCCCTCACGCCCGTGGTGGGACGACGCTCCCCGACGCCGGAGGTTCCGCAGCGGCCAAAGACGAGCGTCAGTGGCGGGGAGCACCGGGCCGCTCACCGAAGCCTGTCGACATCCTCCTCCCTCACATCCCTGCACATCTCGGAgggtaagatgtgtgtgtgtgtgtgtgtgtgtgtgtgtgt
Encoded proteins:
- the arhgap42a gene encoding rho GTPase-activating protein 42 isoform X4, translated to MGLPTLEFSDSFLDSPDFRERLKCHEIELDRTNKFIKELIKDGNMLISALKSLSAAVLKFSQSLQDFQFECIGDAETDDEINIAQSFKEFSRLLITVEEERRRLIQNADDVLITPLEKFRKEQIGAAKEGKKKFDKETEKYYTVLEKHLNLSSKKKEAFLQEADTQISKERQVFFDASLEYVFKIQEVQERKKFEFVEPLLAFLQGLFTFYHEGYELAHEFEPYKQQLQFNLQNTRNNFESTRQEVERLMQRIRSAEEDFKAPGQWTMEGFLYVQEKRPLGCAWSRHYCTYEKESKMFTMSNTEIKSGSKQNGLVMSSPEMFKLKSCIRRRTDSIDKRFCFDIEVVERHGVITLQALSESNRRLWMEAMDGKEPIYTLPALLSKKEETFLNETGFNFVKQCVHLVETRGINTMGLYRIGGVNSKVQRLMASVFAPKAPIDVDLDPDTWDNKTITSGLKNYLRCLSEPLMTYRLHKDFIMAVKSDDQNYRVRAVHALVYKLPDKNKEMLDILIKHLLMVSTHSQKNLMTISNLGVIFGPTLMRSQEETVAAMMNIKFQNIVVEILIENYEKIFQQPPDPNVPLPQPQSRSGSSSRLSRAICLPSGPRKSRGLYTPTLCLADADSDTFSSSPSSTPRGSMESLSSHSSEQNSHSKAGSPAHHKSSKPTGALCWSMPAAQQASNGPKSPPATAACTSSPESSSKEDGAAKTDGEAEGDADALSVSSLTPVVGRRSPTPEVPQRPKTSVSGGEHRAAHRSLSTSSSLTSLHISEGCRSLHGSVQSLASKRDSLKTDPLPDIPPKRCERSRLDTGTTNGYQRPGSLVASKALLFENSGETKPTSDGRDAKALYSCMAEHSHELSFPQGAIFSNVHASVEPGWLQATYEGKTGLIPENYVVFL
- the arhgap42a gene encoding rho GTPase-activating protein 42 isoform X1 codes for the protein MGLPTLEFSDSFLDSPDFRERLKCHEIELDRTNKFIKELIKDGNMLISALKSLSAAVLKFSQSLQDFQFECIGDAETDDEINIAQSFKEFSRLLITVEEERRRLIQNADDVLITPLEKFRKEQIGAAKEGKKKFDKETEKYYTVLEKHLNLSSKKKEAFLQEADTQISKERQVFFDASLEYVFKIQEVQERKKFEFVEPLLAFLQGLFTFYHEGYELAHEFEPYKQQLQFNLQNTRNNFESTRQEVERLMQRIRSAEEDFKAPGQWTMEGFLYVQEKRPLGCAWSRHYCTYEKESKMFTMSNTEIKSGSKQNGLVMSSPEMFKLKSCIRRRTDSIDKRFCFDIEVVERDSTYQGILFSPLQCFYKVRHGVITLQALSESNRRLWMEAMDGKEPIYTLPALLSKKEETFLNETGFNFVKQCVHLVETRGINTMGLYRIGGVNSKVQRLMASVFAPKAPIDVDLDPDTWDNKTITSGLKNYLRCLSEPLMTYRLHKDFIMAVKSDDQNYRVRAVHALVYKLPDKNKEMLDILIKHLLMVSTHSQKNLMTISNLGVIFGPTLMRSQEETVAAMMNIKFQNIVVEILIENYEKIFQQPPDPNVPLPQPQSRSGSSSRLSRAICLPSGPRKSRGLYTPTLCLADADKGDTFSSSPSSTPRGSMESLSSHSSEQNSHSKAGSPAHHKSSKPTGALCWSMPAAQQASNGPKSPPATAACTSSPESSSKEDGAAKTDGEAEGDADALSVSSLTPVVGRRSPTPEVPQRPKTSVSGGEHRAAHRSLSTSSSLTSLHISEGCRSLHGSVQSLASKRDSLKTDPLPDIPPKRCERSRLDTGTTNGYQRPGSLVASKALLFENSGETKPTSDGRDAKALYSCMAEHSHELSFPQGAIFSNVHASVEPGWLQATYEGKTGLIPENYVVFL
- the arhgap42a gene encoding rho GTPase-activating protein 42 isoform X2 → MGLPTLEFSDSFLDSPDFRERLKCHEIELDRTNKFIKELIKDGNMLISALKSLSAAVLKFSQSLQDFQFECIGDAETDDEINIAQSFKEFSRLLITVEEERRRLIQNADDVLITPLEKFRKEQIGAAKEGKKKFDKETEKYYTVLEKHLNLSSKKKEAFLQEADTQISKERQVFFDASLEYVFKIQEVQERKKFEFVEPLLAFLQGLFTFYHEGYELAHEFEPYKQQLQFNLQNTRNNFESTRQEVERLMQRIRSAEEDFKAPGQWTMEGFLYVQEKRPLGCAWSRHYCTYEKESKMFTMSNTEIKSGSKQNGLVMSSPEMFKLKSCIRRRTDSIDKRFCFDIEVVERDSTYQGILFSPLQCFYKVRHGVITLQALSESNRRLWMEAMDGKEPIYTLPALLSKKEETFLNETGFNFVKQCVHLVETRGINTMGLYRIGGVNSKVQRLMASVFAPKAPIDVDLDPDTWDNKTITSGLKNYLRCLSEPLMTYRLHKDFIMAVKSDDQNYRVRAVHALVYKLPDKNKEMLDILIKHLLMVSTHSQKNLMTISNLGVIFGPTLMRSQEETVAAMMNIKFQNIVVEILIENYEKIFQQPPDPNVPLPQPQSRSGSSSRLSRAICLPSGPRKSRGLYTPTLCLADADSDTFSSSPSSTPRGSMESLSSHSSEQNSHSKAGSPAHHKSSKPTGALCWSMPAAQQASNGPKSPPATAACTSSPESSSKEDGAAKTDGEAEGDADALSVSSLTPVVGRRSPTPEVPQRPKTSVSGGEHRAAHRSLSTSSSLTSLHISEGCRSLHGSVQSLASKRDSLKTDPLPDIPPKRCERSRLDTGTTNGYQRPGSLVASKALLFENSGETKPTSDGRDAKALYSCMAEHSHELSFPQGAIFSNVHASVEPGWLQATYEGKTGLIPENYVVFL